From one Brachypodium distachyon strain Bd21 chromosome 4, Brachypodium_distachyon_v3.0, whole genome shotgun sequence genomic stretch:
- the LOC100841759 gene encoding WAT1-related protein At5g64700: MEEDAGTMSKSRWKKAVPYAAAMAIQAIYTGMFVVSKAAFDATGAINTFVFIFYRLAAAAALLLLLALFSSWSKSRSPYPSPSSPATMSPRLLCKLFLCALLGNTFTLNVYNASLKQTSATVASAAINSMPVFTFLIAVLMGTEKVGKIRRRSAVGKLAGVALCAAGVLVVALYSGPSVVPPLTSHPVFFSRKLPHQVAASSGAVWIRGTFLLLLACATWSLWIVLQVPLLKEYPNKLMATAMQCLFGAMQSFVVAVVVERDFSKWKLDFDIGLLAILYSAFLGTGALMYLQAWCAEMKGPVFAVMWNPMALIFTIFCSSFFLGESVHLGSVLGGILLVGGLYSVLWGKSKEKENKMTSVAPEESQEGATIEHKDKEEELTSQV, translated from the exons ATGGAGGAGGACGCCGGGACGATGAGCAAGAGCAGGTGGAAGAAGGCGGTGCCGTacgcggcggccatggcgatcCAGGCCATCTACACGGGCATGTTCGTCGTCTCCAAGGCCGCCTtcgacgccaccggcgccatcaacaccttcgtcttcatcttctaccgcctcgccgcggctgccgccctccttctcctccttgccCTCTTCTCTTCCTGGTCTAAGTCACGATCTCCATATCCATCTCCATCTTCACCAGCAACAATGTCGCCGCGGCTGCTGTGCAAGCTCTTCCTGTGCGCGCTGCTGGGGAACACCTTCACCCTGAACGTGTACAACGCGAGCCTGAAGCAAACTTCCGCAACCGTGGCGTCGGCGGCCATAAACTCCATGCCGGTCTTCACGTTCCTCATCGCGGTCCTGATGGGGACGGAGAAGGTGGGCAAGATCCGGAGACGGTCGGCGGTCGGGAAGCTCGCGGGTGTCGCGCTCTGCGCCGCCGGAGTACTCGTCGTCGCCTTGTACTCCGGGCCAAGCGTCGTCCCACCTCTCACCAGCCACCCGGTCTTCTTCTCACGGAAGCTGCCACACCAAGTGGCAGCCTCCAGTGGCGCCGTGTGGATCAGAGGCaccttccttctcctcctcgcctgTGCAACCTGGTCTCTCTGGATTGTCCTGCAG GTTCCATTGCTTAAAGAATACCCGAACAAGCTGATGGCCACGGCCATGCAGTGCTTGTTTGGTGCGATGCAGTCTTTCGTCGTGGCAGTTGTAGTTGAGAGggacttctccaaatggaagCTTGACTTCGACATTGGTCTCCTTGCCATCCTCTACTCG GCTTTCTTGGGGACAGGCGCATTGATGTACCTACAAGCATGGTGCGCGGAGATGAAAGGGCCAGTGTTCGCCGTGATGTGGAACCCAATGGCCTTGATTTTCACCATCTTCTGCTCATCCTTCTTCCTAGGAGAATCTGTCcacctcggaag TGTCTTGGGTGGAATTCTACTGGTTGGTGGACTTTACAGCGTGTTGTGGGGTAAAagcaaggagaaggaaaataaGATGACATCAGTGGCACCGGAAGAAAGTCAAGAAGGAGCGACAATAGAGCACAAAGACAAAGAAGAGGAACTAACATCACAAGTATAA